One Microbacterium trichothecenolyticum DNA window includes the following coding sequences:
- a CDS encoding bifunctional hydroxymethylpyrimidine kinase/phosphomethylpyrimidine kinase yields MTTVTLDTTPGASRRASSPRVLSVAGTDPTGGAGIQADLKSIAAFGGYGMAAVTALVAQNTRGVREVHVPPTAFLAAQLRAVSDDVEIDAVKIGMLGSTDVVATVDAWLADVRPPLVVLDPVMVATSGDRLLDADADAEAAVRALCHRADLVTPNLPELAVLVDEPVATTWQAAVAQAQSLAAAAGTTVLLKGGHLDGQQSPDAIVDGTNVHAVPGRRVDTRHTHGTGCSLSSAMATLGAHGLSWPDALDRAKRWLTGALEHAEALHVGRGNGPIDHLHELRPHVRLVHRQLDRSWSTERWDATASTRADVDACAFVRGLASGDLDRDAFDWYLGQDLLYLREYARVLARAAALAPTVEEQRFWAAASVSCLVEEAALHQSHVDPTGLEPAASTLAYTDHLHAASTAGSYAVLVAAILPCFVLYTDIGARWRGTFAPEHPYADWLTAYGDEAFAASSAEAASIVDAAAQTASARTRSAMAAAYDRSMTLELAFFEAPLMR; encoded by the coding sequence GTGACCACGGTGACCCTCGACACGACCCCCGGAGCATCGCGAAGGGCGTCCAGCCCGCGCGTCCTCAGCGTCGCCGGCACCGACCCCACCGGTGGCGCCGGCATCCAGGCCGACCTGAAATCGATCGCCGCATTCGGCGGCTACGGCATGGCCGCGGTCACCGCCCTGGTCGCCCAGAACACCCGCGGCGTGCGCGAGGTGCACGTGCCTCCGACCGCCTTTCTCGCCGCCCAGCTGCGCGCCGTGAGCGACGACGTCGAGATCGACGCGGTGAAGATCGGCATGCTGGGTTCGACCGACGTCGTCGCGACCGTCGACGCGTGGCTCGCCGACGTGCGCCCACCCCTCGTCGTGCTCGACCCCGTCATGGTCGCGACCAGCGGCGATCGCCTGCTCGACGCCGACGCCGACGCCGAAGCCGCCGTTCGCGCACTGTGCCACCGCGCCGACCTGGTCACCCCCAACCTGCCCGAGCTCGCCGTCCTGGTCGATGAGCCCGTCGCCACGACGTGGCAGGCCGCCGTGGCCCAGGCGCAGTCGCTCGCCGCCGCAGCCGGCACGACGGTGCTGCTGAAGGGCGGCCACCTCGACGGCCAGCAGAGCCCGGATGCCATCGTCGACGGCACGAACGTCCATGCGGTGCCGGGGCGCCGCGTCGACACCCGCCACACCCACGGCACGGGTTGTTCCCTGTCGTCGGCGATGGCGACGCTCGGCGCGCACGGGCTCTCCTGGCCCGACGCCCTCGACCGCGCGAAACGCTGGCTGACCGGCGCCCTCGAGCACGCCGAAGCGCTGCACGTCGGTCGGGGCAACGGCCCCATCGACCACCTGCACGAACTCCGCCCGCACGTACGCCTCGTTCACCGACAGCTCGACCGGTCGTGGAGCACCGAGAGATGGGATGCCACGGCCTCCACCCGCGCCGACGTCGACGCGTGCGCGTTCGTACGGGGTCTGGCATCCGGGGATCTGGATCGCGACGCCTTCGACTGGTACCTCGGCCAGGACCTGCTGTACCTGCGCGAGTACGCCCGCGTGCTCGCCCGGGCCGCAGCCCTCGCCCCGACCGTCGAGGAGCAGCGTTTCTGGGCCGCCGCCTCGGTGTCGTGCCTGGTCGAGGAGGCGGCACTGCACCAGTCGCACGTCGATCCGACCGGGCTGGAGCCCGCCGCATCCACCCTCGCCTACACCGATCACCTGCACGCCGCTTCGACCGCGGGGTCGTACGCGGTGCTGGTCGCCGCGATCCTGCCCTGCTTCGTGCTCTACACCGACATCGGCGCCCGCTGGCGCGGCACCTTCGCCCCCGAGCACCCGTACGCCGACTGGCTCACCGCCTACGGCGACGAAGCGTTCGCGGCGTCGTCGGCCGAGGCGGCGAGCATCGTCGACGCCGCAGCACAAACGGCATCCGCGCGCACGCGCTCCGCGATGGCGGCGGCGTACGACCGGTCGATGACGCTCGAGCTGGCGTTCTTCGAGGCACCGCTCATGCGCTGA
- a CDS encoding HNH endonuclease: MHEDTSPTGPKSGSKALSAVLDEVLRTGADLAAAEVRRTRALAEAGHLALDVMADRPSSSRTAEMALREVASELAAAENLSDRAVQAQIGRAMVLVDDYPGTLAAWEQGVLSRAHVQAIVEIGTPLPAEGRAEFDVLAVATAEGLSPGRLRSRLAALAERLQPTTLTERHRRGRETRCVRIVTGHDGESDLIATLPTVLAVGTYDRLTQQSRAIIDARGDTPESITDERTTAQVRADILADMLLTSTPGADPTRVDDGPGSLGAIRARVQVVVPALTMLAPENENLEPAELVGHGPLDAETARALAESTTVAWDRVVTHPVTGSVLCTDTYQRTAAIDRFLRARDRHCRWPGCSVPAVRAEVDHTHDYALGGRTDVSNLSHLCQRHHTQKQFTRWRVRQLADGVLEWTSPTGRIYADEPLPYSPAVRFVPDDPPPPECEPAPF; the protein is encoded by the coding sequence ATGCACGAAGACACCTCGCCGACGGGCCCGAAGAGCGGGTCGAAAGCCCTGTCCGCGGTGCTCGACGAGGTGCTCCGCACCGGCGCCGACCTCGCCGCGGCCGAGGTCCGTCGCACGCGCGCGCTGGCCGAGGCAGGGCACCTGGCCCTCGACGTGATGGCCGATCGTCCGTCATCGTCCCGGACCGCAGAGATGGCCCTGCGAGAGGTCGCTTCAGAGCTCGCCGCGGCCGAGAATCTCTCCGATCGCGCCGTGCAAGCGCAGATCGGGCGCGCCATGGTCCTGGTCGACGATTACCCCGGCACTCTCGCGGCGTGGGAGCAGGGGGTGCTCTCCCGTGCTCACGTGCAAGCGATCGTCGAGATCGGCACGCCCCTGCCCGCCGAGGGGCGTGCCGAATTCGACGTGCTGGCGGTCGCGACAGCCGAAGGGCTCAGTCCGGGGCGTCTGCGCTCACGCCTGGCCGCCCTCGCCGAGCGTCTGCAACCCACCACACTCACCGAGCGGCACCGACGCGGTCGCGAGACGCGATGCGTGCGGATCGTCACCGGACACGACGGCGAGTCCGATCTCATCGCGACGCTGCCCACCGTGTTGGCCGTCGGGACCTACGACCGTCTCACGCAACAGAGTCGCGCGATCATCGACGCGCGCGGCGATACCCCCGAGTCGATCACCGACGAACGCACGACCGCGCAGGTACGAGCCGACATCCTCGCCGACATGCTGCTGACCTCGACGCCCGGGGCCGATCCGACGCGCGTCGACGACGGCCCCGGTTCGCTCGGCGCCATCCGCGCGCGGGTGCAGGTCGTCGTGCCCGCGCTGACGATGCTCGCCCCCGAGAACGAGAACCTCGAGCCGGCCGAACTCGTGGGGCACGGGCCTCTCGACGCCGAGACGGCGCGTGCCCTCGCGGAATCGACCACCGTCGCCTGGGACCGCGTGGTCACCCACCCCGTCACCGGCTCCGTCCTCTGCACCGACACCTACCAGCGCACGGCCGCTATCGACCGGTTCCTCCGCGCCCGCGACCGGCATTGCCGCTGGCCCGGCTGTTCGGTTCCCGCCGTGCGCGCCGAGGTCGACCACACTCACGACTACGCACTCGGCGGGCGCACCGACGTGAGCAACCTCAGCCACCTCTGCCAGCGACATCACACGCAGAAGCAGTTCACGCGCTGGAGGGTCAGACAGCTCGCCGACGGGGTGCTCGAATGGACCAGCCCGACGGGCAGAATCTACGCCGACGAGCCGCTCCCGTACTCCCCCGCCGTGCGCTTCGTCCCCGACGACCCGCCGCCGCCCGAGTGCGAGCCCGCCCCGTTCTGA
- a CDS encoding SDR family oxidoreductase, with protein sequence MPLALVTGAARANSIAAGIVPRLRADGWDVVTSDLASGDYPCDLSDPTAPTDLIERISRERGPIQALVLSHAHDVESGILDTTAESFDRHVAVNARASLLLIAAFARQVDDTGGAIVAFTSDHTTGNLPYGASKGALDRVVISAARELGPRGISANVVNPGPVDTGWMDAETRDALPALHPLGRTGTPHDIAGDTAFLLSDEGRWVSGQLLHVDGGFSARYEHPARRHASC encoded by the coding sequence ATGCCCCTCGCCCTCGTGACCGGAGCCGCGCGCGCGAACAGCATCGCCGCGGGAATCGTCCCCCGTCTCCGCGCCGACGGCTGGGACGTCGTGACGAGCGACCTCGCCAGCGGCGACTACCCCTGCGACCTCTCCGACCCCACGGCGCCGACCGACCTCATCGAACGCATCTCCCGCGAGCGCGGCCCGATACAGGCGCTCGTGCTCAGCCACGCGCACGATGTGGAATCCGGCATCCTCGACACCACCGCCGAGAGCTTCGACCGGCACGTCGCCGTGAACGCCCGCGCGTCTCTCCTGCTGATCGCCGCCTTCGCTCGACAGGTCGATGACACCGGCGGAGCGATCGTCGCATTCACGAGCGACCACACCACCGGCAACCTCCCCTACGGCGCCTCGAAGGGCGCGCTCGACCGCGTCGTCATCTCGGCCGCGCGCGAGCTCGGCCCGCGGGGCATCTCCGCCAACGTCGTGAACCCGGGCCCCGTCGACACCGGCTGGATGGATGCCGAGACCCGTGACGCCCTGCCCGCTCTCCACCCGCTCGGGCGCACGGGAACACCCCACGACATCGCCGGAGACACGGCGTTCCTCCTCTCGGACGAGGGACGGTGGGTCAGCGGACAACTGCTGCACGTCGACGGCGGGTTCTCCGCGCGCTATGAGCATCCAGCGAGGCGACACGCGTCGTGCTAG
- a CDS encoding ECF transporter S component: protein MHTSTSARTAPAVAANDRFRWRVVDIVVAAVLGVAVGLVFWGWNTVGGLWFVAMDGLTPGLGGIAVGIWLIGGVIGGLVIRKPGAALLVELIAAIVSALIGNVWGITTVFSGLAQGLGAELIFLAFLYLRFTLPVAMLAGVGAGVGAWVLELFLTPNLAKSLEFNLIYLGTLAVSGALLAGLVGWLLVRALAATGALSRFAAGREARRDI from the coding sequence ATGCACACGTCCACGTCTGCCCGCACGGCCCCCGCCGTCGCCGCCAACGACCGCTTCCGGTGGCGCGTCGTCGACATCGTCGTCGCCGCCGTGCTCGGTGTCGCCGTCGGCCTGGTGTTCTGGGGCTGGAACACCGTCGGCGGTCTATGGTTCGTCGCGATGGACGGCCTCACCCCGGGCCTGGGCGGCATCGCCGTCGGGATCTGGCTGATCGGCGGCGTCATCGGCGGGCTCGTGATCCGCAAGCCCGGCGCGGCACTGCTGGTCGAGCTGATCGCGGCGATCGTGTCGGCCCTCATCGGCAACGTGTGGGGCATCACCACGGTCTTCTCGGGTCTCGCGCAGGGCCTCGGCGCGGAGCTGATCTTCCTCGCGTTCCTCTACCTGCGCTTCACGCTGCCCGTCGCGATGCTCGCCGGTGTCGGCGCGGGTGTGGGCGCGTGGGTGCTCGAGCTCTTCCTCACGCCCAACCTCGCGAAGTCGCTCGAGTTCAACCTCATCTACCTCGGCACCCTCGCCGTCTCGGGCGCGCTGCTGGCGGGCCTCGTGGGCTGGCTGCTCGTGCGGGCACTGGCCGCCACGGGGGCGCTCAGCCGCTTCGCCGCGGGGCGGGAAGCGCGCCGCGACATCTGA
- the thiM gene encoding hydroxyethylthiazole kinase, with amino-acid sequence MVVRTSSSPSTPITSPAAALSALRESAPLTQCITNAVVTNFTANALLALGASPAMCDIPGEAGMFAGLAGGVLVNLGTPTAEQRDAAREAVRAGTPWVLDPVAVGALPVRTALAHELLDARPAIIRGNASEILALAGAGAGGRGVDTTDATDDALGAARALAARTGGAVAVSGPIDLIVDADRTARVPGGSALLTRVTGGGCALGAAMAAFAAVVSPVDAAITASVVWAVASERAASAARGPGSFAVAFLDELAAVRPSDLDARVEGSR; translated from the coding sequence ATGGTCGTTCGCACGTCGTCGTCTCCGTCCACCCCCATCACCTCGCCCGCCGCGGCGCTCAGCGCCCTGCGCGAGAGCGCACCGCTGACGCAGTGCATCACCAACGCGGTGGTGACGAACTTCACCGCCAACGCCCTCCTGGCCCTGGGCGCCTCGCCCGCGATGTGCGACATTCCGGGCGAGGCGGGCATGTTCGCCGGCCTCGCGGGCGGTGTGCTCGTGAACCTCGGCACGCCCACCGCCGAACAACGCGACGCCGCCCGCGAAGCCGTGCGGGCCGGAACCCCGTGGGTGCTGGATCCCGTCGCGGTCGGCGCCCTCCCGGTGCGCACGGCGCTCGCGCACGAGCTGCTCGACGCCCGCCCCGCGATCATCCGCGGCAACGCATCGGAGATCCTCGCCCTGGCCGGAGCGGGCGCCGGCGGTCGCGGCGTCGACACGACCGACGCAACCGACGACGCCCTCGGCGCCGCCCGCGCCCTGGCCGCCCGCACCGGCGGCGCCGTCGCCGTTTCGGGCCCGATCGACCTGATCGTGGATGCCGACCGCACGGCGCGCGTACCCGGCGGCAGCGCCCTGCTGACCAGGGTGACCGGCGGCGGCTGCGCCCTGGGAGCCGCGATGGCGGCCTTCGCCGCCGTCGTGTCGCCCGTCGACGCCGCGATCACGGCGAGTGTCGTCTGGGCCGTGGCATCCGAGCGGGCGGCATCCGCGGCCCGCGGACCCGGATCGTTCGCCGTCGCGTTCCTCGACGAACTCGCCGCCGTCCGGCCCTCCGATCTCGACGCTCGCGTGGAGGGCTCGCGATGA
- a CDS encoding LssY C-terminal domain-containing protein yields the protein MGRALDGFFFVFAGLAAIWLAYLSFSQSFSLGWAGVIMVVAFWGLLAYLVLPRLHRILTAIYVPDYFMGRTRTSDGLLGDPVNLAFQGDRERIEAVMAAAGWIPADPVSLRSSWRIIASTLRRRSYPRAPVSPLFLFGRIQDLAYQQEVAGSPAQRHHVRIWQCPEGWLLPGGRRVDWLAAGTFDRAVGLSLFTLQVTHRIDADTDIERDHIVASVSAVPGVAVDVIRDFSTGYHARNGGGDSITTDGDLPIIDVRGLERADAPVRDAESEARR from the coding sequence TCGAGCCCTCGACGGGTTCTTCTTCGTCTTCGCCGGTCTCGCCGCCATCTGGCTCGCCTACCTCAGCTTCAGCCAGTCGTTCTCGCTCGGCTGGGCCGGGGTGATCATGGTCGTCGCCTTCTGGGGGCTGCTGGCGTACCTGGTGCTGCCGCGGTTGCACCGCATCCTCACCGCGATCTACGTGCCCGACTACTTCATGGGGCGCACGCGCACCTCCGACGGCCTTCTGGGCGACCCGGTCAACCTGGCGTTCCAGGGCGACCGGGAGCGCATCGAAGCAGTGATGGCGGCGGCCGGTTGGATTCCGGCGGACCCGGTGAGCCTGCGTTCGTCGTGGCGCATCATCGCGTCGACGCTGCGCCGGCGCAGTTACCCGCGCGCACCGGTCAGTCCCCTCTTCCTGTTCGGGCGGATCCAGGATCTCGCCTACCAGCAGGAGGTCGCCGGTTCGCCGGCCCAACGCCACCACGTTCGCATCTGGCAGTGCCCGGAGGGATGGTTGCTGCCGGGTGGGCGCCGCGTCGACTGGCTCGCCGCGGGGACGTTCGACCGCGCCGTGGGACTGTCGTTGTTCACGCTGCAGGTGACACACCGCATCGACGCCGACACCGACATCGAACGCGACCACATCGTCGCCAGCGTCTCGGCGGTGCCGGGCGTGGCGGTCGACGTCATCCGTGACTTCTCGACCGGATATCACGCGCGCAACGGCGGCGGCGACAGCATCACCACCGACGGCGACCTGCCCATCATCGACGTGCGGGGGCTGGAGAGGGCGGATGCCCCCGTGCGCGACGCCGAGAGCGAGGCGCGGCGGTGA
- a CDS encoding DnaJ domain-containing protein codes for MFDSPMSSSAYEVLRVAADIDDEGLRRAYRVRLRETHPDTGGDAALFVQVQRAWELVGTPEARSAYDRGRGAAPGEWGGGSTASAASRPADTRPRARSYGQPGGWRRERYLGLIREWVGRGVDVADPYDPALVRSAPPEIRHILADALAEEETARLVSELGMGYTVWHDVFADRDGRDPDHKLDHLVLGPSGLYALLSEDFGGPVGVRRGEISGPNVIGSPVTELVSRARVIARAAGVRFSGAMVVLPDDAILDAITELGKVRGLPVALVTRSALTTLLRRGITGGREVGGTELFDIRTRLQQRVRHV; via the coding sequence GTGTTCGACAGCCCCATGTCGTCCTCGGCATACGAGGTGCTCCGCGTCGCGGCCGACATCGACGACGAGGGGCTCCGGCGCGCCTACCGCGTGCGCCTGCGTGAGACGCACCCCGACACCGGCGGCGACGCCGCCCTCTTCGTGCAGGTGCAGCGGGCGTGGGAGCTCGTCGGCACACCCGAGGCGCGCAGCGCATACGACCGCGGCCGGGGAGCGGCTCCCGGCGAATGGGGCGGCGGGTCCACGGCATCCGCTGCGTCGCGCCCTGCCGACACGCGCCCCCGCGCCCGCTCGTACGGCCAGCCCGGCGGTTGGCGGCGCGAGCGCTACCTCGGACTCATCCGCGAATGGGTGGGCCGCGGGGTCGATGTCGCCGACCCGTACGATCCCGCGCTCGTGCGCTCCGCCCCGCCCGAGATCCGGCACATCCTTGCCGACGCGCTCGCCGAGGAAGAGACCGCTCGTCTCGTCTCGGAGCTCGGCATGGGCTACACGGTGTGGCACGACGTGTTCGCCGATCGCGACGGGCGCGACCCCGACCACAAGCTCGACCACCTCGTGCTCGGCCCGAGCGGCCTGTACGCGCTGCTCAGCGAGGATTTCGGCGGTCCGGTCGGCGTGCGCCGCGGCGAGATCAGCGGCCCGAACGTCATCGGTTCGCCGGTCACCGAGCTCGTGTCGCGGGCCCGCGTGATCGCCCGCGCCGCGGGCGTGCGTTTCAGCGGAGCCATGGTCGTGCTGCCCGACGACGCGATCCTCGATGCCATCACCGAGCTCGGCAAGGTGCGTGGTCTGCCCGTGGCCCTGGTGACGCGCAGTGCCCTCACGACGCTGTTGCGGCGCGGTATCACGGGCGGTCGCGAGGTCGGTGGCACCGAACTGTTCGACATCCGCACGCGTCTGCAGCAGCGCGTGCGGCACGTCTGA
- a CDS encoding GntR family transcriptional regulator → MQIHLDATSATPPYEQVRAQIIAAIDDGSLVVGTRLPPVRALAGELSLAANTVARAYKELEEAGYVETRGRAGTVVKGTDAASARAGQAARAYAETVRGLGIDPADAVELVRAALGDG, encoded by the coding sequence ATGCAGATCCACCTGGATGCCACGTCGGCGACGCCCCCGTACGAGCAGGTGCGGGCGCAGATCATCGCCGCCATCGACGACGGTTCACTGGTCGTGGGAACCCGCCTGCCGCCCGTGCGCGCCCTCGCCGGCGAGCTGAGCCTCGCCGCGAACACCGTCGCCCGCGCCTACAAGGAGCTCGAGGAGGCGGGATACGTCGAGACCCGGGGGCGCGCGGGCACCGTCGTGAAGGGGACCGACGCAGCCTCGGCCCGCGCCGGGCAGGCCGCCCGGGCGTACGCCGAGACCGTCCGCGGCCTGGGGATCGACCCGGCCGATGCGGTGGAGCTCGTGCGGGCGGCTCTGGGCGACGGGTGA
- the thiE gene encoding thiamine phosphate synthase: MSDFSLHLVTDHRVPFTRLRDIVDEAVTAGVSVVQLRDKLATGAELFARTLDLADVIAGRCAFVVDDRLDVVLAARDRGARVDGIHLGQSDMPVDAARALLGPDALVGWTANTPAHLAVAEAFPDATLDYLGVGVIRTTTTKPDHPRPLGVDGFAELAASTALPCVAIGGIDVGDVAALHAVGAAGVAVVSAVCAADDPGAVVRDLRAAWGGAA; encoded by the coding sequence ATGAGCGACTTCTCCCTGCACCTCGTCACCGACCACCGCGTGCCCTTCACCCGCCTGCGCGACATCGTCGACGAGGCCGTCACCGCGGGAGTGAGCGTCGTGCAACTGCGCGACAAACTCGCCACGGGTGCAGAGCTGTTCGCACGCACCCTCGACCTCGCCGATGTCATCGCCGGCCGGTGCGCGTTCGTCGTGGACGACCGCCTCGACGTCGTCCTCGCCGCGCGGGACCGCGGCGCCCGGGTCGACGGCATCCACCTCGGCCAGAGCGACATGCCCGTCGACGCCGCGCGCGCCCTGCTCGGCCCCGACGCCCTCGTGGGGTGGACGGCGAACACGCCCGCACACCTCGCCGTAGCGGAGGCGTTCCCCGACGCCACCCTCGACTACCTCGGCGTGGGAGTCATCCGCACGACGACGACGAAACCCGACCACCCGCGGCCGCTGGGCGTCGACGGGTTCGCCGAGCTCGCGGCATCCACCGCCCTGCCCTGCGTCGCGATCGGCGGCATCGATGTCGGCGACGTCGCTGCTCTGCACGCGGTCGGCGCCGCGGGCGTCGCGGTGGTCTCGGCGGTGTGCGCGGCCGACGACCCGGGCGCGGTCGTGCGCGACCTGCGCGCGGCCTGGGGAGGTGCCGCGTGA
- a CDS encoding D-alanyl-D-alanine carboxypeptidase family protein produces the protein MHEQTPATRRALRDPDAEAPAERSAATHGEPAAAAEAIVTAESTAPVSVSAEASAAEASPAPAPVTESAAATPTTEPATAETEPSGTEPSEAEHAQAETAEAEHAQAAATAHGSGAAPGGAEAPTTATSSASSAADADPASADEPPVAIPGALGWVDPDAAAAPRPAPAFEVSGAPARPADLLARTRRRSILRPATVVPTVLLLLIVASYTAATLLWPLTSVAPTVRSVAVQPIAAPAAEPAWPAQGEAAIAIDGVPGTLSSAATAPESIASITKIVTALVVLDRLPLAPGEQGPSYAFTQADSADYWQYRARGESSLDVPVDGSLTELQMLQGMLIASANNYAQRLASGLFPSDAEFAAAANAYLAERGIGGITIVNPTGIEAGNTATPAALIALAERALANPVIAEIVRTPEMTLPGAGTFRNGNALLADPGVVGVKTGTLDAWNLLTAKDITVDGTTVRAYAAVLGQPGPDARNDATRALFTRIEQELQPRPSVTAGTVVGKVETLWSDDIDVVTASDASVVLWNGGQAQTSSHFDLGTTTAAGATVGTFTATGPVDSDTVDVHLAGEIEPPDPWWRLTHPLDLFGLNG, from the coding sequence GTGCACGAGCAGACCCCGGCCACACGGCGAGCGCTGCGCGATCCGGATGCCGAGGCCCCGGCCGAGCGGTCTGCTGCGACGCACGGCGAGCCGGCGGCGGCAGCCGAGGCCATCGTCACCGCGGAGTCGACCGCGCCGGTGTCGGTGTCCGCCGAGGCGTCGGCCGCCGAGGCGTCGCCCGCGCCCGCCCCGGTGACCGAGTCCGCGGCGGCGACACCGACGACGGAGCCCGCGACGGCGGAGACGGAGCCCTCGGGGACGGAGCCCTCGGAGGCTGAGCACGCGCAGGCCGAGACCGCGGAAGCCGAGCACGCGCAGGCCGCGGCAACGGCCCACGGGTCCGGCGCCGCGCCGGGCGGCGCGGAGGCCCCCACGACGGCGACCTCGTCGGCATCCTCCGCCGCCGACGCAGACCCGGCCTCGGCCGACGAACCGCCCGTCGCCATTCCCGGGGCACTGGGCTGGGTCGACCCCGACGCGGCGGCGGCACCCCGGCCCGCGCCGGCATTCGAGGTCTCGGGCGCACCGGCTCGTCCGGCGGATCTGCTCGCGCGCACGCGGCGACGCTCGATCCTGCGTCCGGCCACCGTCGTCCCGACCGTGCTGTTGCTGCTGATCGTCGCGTCGTACACCGCGGCGACGCTGCTGTGGCCGCTGACCTCCGTCGCCCCCACGGTGCGTTCGGTCGCCGTGCAGCCGATCGCGGCGCCCGCGGCAGAGCCCGCTTGGCCCGCCCAGGGCGAGGCGGCCATCGCGATCGACGGCGTGCCCGGGACGCTGTCGTCGGCAGCGACCGCTCCCGAGTCGATCGCGAGCATCACGAAGATCGTCACCGCCCTCGTCGTGCTCGACCGCCTGCCGCTGGCACCCGGCGAGCAAGGCCCGTCGTACGCGTTCACGCAGGCCGACAGCGCCGACTACTGGCAGTACCGGGCGCGAGGAGAGTCGTCTCTCGACGTTCCCGTCGACGGCAGCCTCACCGAACTGCAGATGCTCCAGGGCATGCTGATCGCCTCGGCGAACAACTACGCCCAGCGCCTGGCATCCGGTCTCTTCCCCTCGGATGCCGAGTTCGCGGCCGCCGCGAACGCGTACCTCGCCGAGCGGGGCATCGGGGGCATCACCATCGTCAACCCGACGGGCATCGAGGCGGGCAACACCGCCACGCCGGCGGCGCTGATCGCCCTCGCCGAGAGGGCCTTGGCCAATCCGGTGATCGCCGAGATCGTGCGCACCCCCGAGATGACGCTGCCGGGAGCGGGAACGTTCCGCAACGGCAACGCGCTGCTCGCCGACCCCGGAGTCGTGGGGGTGAAGACCGGCACCCTCGACGCGTGGAACCTGCTGACCGCGAAAGACATCACCGTTGACGGCACCACCGTCCGTGCGTACGCGGCGGTGCTCGGCCAACCCGGACCCGACGCCCGCAACGACGCCACCCGCGCCCTCTTCACCCGCATCGAGCAGGAACTTCAGCCTCGCCCCTCGGTCACCGCGGGCACCGTCGTGGGCAAGGTCGAAACGCTGTGGAGCGACGACATCGACGTGGTGACCGCGTCGGACGCGAGCGTCGTGCTGTGGAACGGTGGCCAGGCGCAGACGTCCTCCCACTTCGACCTGGGCACGACGACCGCCGCGGGCGCGACGGTCGGAACGTTCACCGCCACCGGCCCCGTCGACTCCGACACCGTCGATGTGCACCTCGCCGGCGAGATCGAGCCGCCCGACCCGTGGTGGCGCCTCACGCACCCCCTCGACCTGTTCGGGCTGAACGGCTGA